In one window of Brachyhypopomus gauderio isolate BG-103 chromosome 16, BGAUD_0.2, whole genome shotgun sequence DNA:
- the LOC143477389 gene encoding olfactory receptor 4B13-like: protein MENSSTEFIFVLHGLNDTMTNKQIYFAFGLIVYIITLFVNVLLVITIILDKTLCEPMYLFICSLFVNGICGASAFYPNILADLLSDSSIISYIACQIQTCVIFCYALCEITCLTVMAYDRYVAICKPLEYLTIMTHQKVMKLLAFSWLFSLLQTAIMIVMTASLPLCGNDIDKLYCSVVDIAMLSCTDVPMIDVYGNILILSLVAQMTFIITSYIYIIRTSLQSKTGRVKFMQTCLPHLITLTNFIVSLLFDITHSRYVKSQSQQALHNILGMEFLVLPPLLNPIIYGINLTQMQRQFVKLYVNKLKALRQG from the coding sequence atggaaaATTCATCCACAGAATTTATATTTGTACTTCATGGACTGAATGACACaatgacaaacaaacaaatttactTTGCATTTGGTCTTATTGTGTACATAATTACACTGTTTGTAAATGTGCTGCTAGTCATAACAATTATTCTGGATAAGACACTTTGTGAACCTATGTATCTGTTCATATGTAGTTTGTTTGTAAACGGAATTTGTGGTGCTTCTGCTTTCTATCCAAACATCCTTGCTGATCTTTTATCAGACTCATCGATCATTTCATATATAGCTTGTCAGATACAAACATGTGTAATTTTCTGTTATGCTTTGTGTGAAATAACATGTCTAACAGTCATGGCATATGACAGGTATGTAGCTATTTGTAAGCCTTTGGAATATCTCACCATTATGACACACCAGAAGGTTATGAAACTGCTGGCTTTTAGTTGGCTCTTCTCCTTACTGCAGACAGCCATCATGATAGTGATGACAGCCAGTTTGCCTTTAtgtggtaatgacattgacaaaCTTTACTGTTCAGTCGTGGATATTGCTATGCTATCTTGCACAGATGTGCCTATGATTGATGTATATGGGAACATTCTAATACTTTCTCTTGTTGCGCAAATGACATTTATTATTACATCATATATTTACATAATCAGAACCTCTTTACAATCCAAGACAGGAAGGGTTAAATTCATGCAGACATGTCTTCCCCATTTAATCACCCTCACAAACTTCATTGTTTCTCTACTCTTTGATATTACGCATTCTCGCTATGTCAAAAGTCAATCACAGCAAGCTCTGCACAATATATTGGGTATGGAGTTTCTTGTTTTGCCTCCACTCTTAAATCCCATAATATATGGAATTAATCTGACCCAGATGCAGCGCCAGTTTGTGAAACTCTATGTGAACAAATTGAAAGCACTGAGACAGGGCTGA